One part of the Sarcophilus harrisii chromosome 5, mSarHar1.11, whole genome shotgun sequence genome encodes these proteins:
- the LOC100917788 gene encoding olfactory receptor 6C2-like, producing MRNHSGITIFILRGLTDDPQLQVLLFIFLFLNYMLCIIGNLTIITLTLVDAHLKTPMYFFLRNFSVLEISLTTSCIPRYLYSISTGDNTISYSACAIQLFILIFLGAAEFFLLATMSYDRYVAICKPLHYTTIMNSKVCNQLLLGSWLAGLMIILPPLSLGLQLDFCDSNVIDHFGCDAFPVLEISCTDTQFIEKIALVDAILTLIITLLLVVLSYVSIVRTILKFPSAQQRKKAFSTCSSHMIVVSISYGSCIFMYVKSSGNEKVDLNKAVSVLMTSVAPVMNPFIYALRNKQVIQAFKDSVKKIAILTKQ from the coding sequence ATGAGAAATCACTCCGGGATTACAATATTCATCTTGAGGGGACTGACAGATGATCCACAGCTACAGgttttactttttatctttctatttctcaaCTACATGTTGTGTATAATTGGGAACCTGACCATCATCACCCTCACCTTGGTGGATGCCCATTTAAAAACTCCCATGTACTTTTTTCTCAGAAACTTTTCTGTATTAGAAATCTCACTCACAACTTCTTGTATCCCCAGATACCTCTACAGCATATCAACTGGGGACAATACAATTTCTTATAGTGCCTGTGCCATACAActctttattctaatttttcttggggCAGCAGAGTTCTTTCTTCTGGCCACCATGTCCTATGACCGCTATGTGGCCATCTGCAAACCTCTGCATTACACAACTATCATGAACAGCAAAGTCTGTAACCAGCTCCTGCTGGGTTCTTGGCTAGCTGGACTGATGATCATTCTCCCACCTCTTAGCCTGGGCCTCCAGTTGGACTTCTGTGATTCCAATGTCATTGATCATTTTGGCTGTGATGCATTTCCTGTTCTAGAGATTTCATGTACAGACACACAATTCATAGAAAAGATAGCTTTGGTTGATGCTATATTAACACTCATTATTACATTACTCTTAGTGGTTTTGTCTTATGTCTCCATTGTTAGAACTATTCTGAAATTCCCCTCTGCCCAGCAAAGAAAAAAGGCCTTTTCTACTTGTTCATCCCACATGATTGTTGTCTCTATCTCATATGGAAGCTGCATCTTCATGTATGTCAAATCTTCAGGAAATGAAAAAGTGGATTTGAACAAGGCAGTGTCAGTTCTCATGACCTCTGTTGCTCCAGTGATGAACCCCTTTATTTATGCCCTGAGAAACAAACAAGTCATACAAGCCTTTAAAGACTCAGTCAAAAAAATTGCAATTCTCACAAAGCAGTAA
- the LOC100916745 gene encoding olfactory receptor 6C2-like yields MRNHTAITLFILRGLTDDPQLQILFFIFLFFNYMLSIIGNLTIITLTLVDPHLKTPMYFFLRNFSFLEVSFTTSCIPRYLYSISTGDNTISYNACAMQLFAVVFLGAAEFFLLATMSYDRYVAICKPLHYTTIMNNKVCNRLLLISWLSGLMIILPPLSLGLQLDFCDSNIIDHFTCDAFPVLEISCTDTKFIEKIALIDAILTLIITLLFVIWSYASIVRTILKFPSAQQRQKAFSTCSSHMIVVSISYGSCIFMYVKSSANEMVALNKVVSVLMTSVAPVMNPFIYTLRNKQVKQAFRELVKKIAIFIKH; encoded by the coding sequence ATGAGAAATCACACAGCAATAACTTTATTCATCCTGCGAGGACTGACAGATGATCCACAActacagattttgttttttatatttctgtttttcaattatatgttgAGTATAATTGGGAACCTGACTATCATCACCCTCACCTTGGTGGATCCTCACCTGAAAACtcctatgtattttttccttagaaacttttcctttttagaaGTCTCATTCACAACTTCCTGTATTCCCAGATACCTCTACAGCATATCAACTGGGGACAATACAATTTCTTATAATGCTTGTGCCATGCAACTATTTGCTGTAGTCTTTCTTGGAGCAGCAGAGTTCTTCCTTTTAGCTACCATGTCCTATGACCGTTATGTGGCCATCTGTAAACCTTTACATTATACTACTATCATGAATAACAAAGTCTGTAATCGGCTCCTACTGATTTCTTGGCTGTCTGGACTAATGATTATTCTCCCTCCATTAAGCCTGGGTCTCCAGTTGGATTTCTGTGACTCGAATATTATTGACCATTTTACTTGTGATGCATTTCCTGTGCTAGAGATTTCATGCACAGATACAAAGTTCATAGAGAAGATAGCTTTGATCGACGCTATATTAACACTCATCATCACCTTATTGTTTGTGATTTGGTCTTATGCCTCCATTGTCAGAACCATTCTGAAATTTCCCTCTGCCCAGCAAAGGCAAAAGGCCTTTTCCACTTGTTCATCCCACATGATTGTTGTCTCTATCTCTTATGGAAGCTGCATCTTCATGTATGTCAAATCTTCTGCAAATGAAATGGTAGCTTTGAACAAGGTAGTATCAGTTCTCATGACATCTGTTGCCCCTGTGATGAACCCCTTTATTTATACTTTGAGGAATAAACAGGTCAAACAAGCCTTTAGGGAATTAGTTAAAAAGATTGCAATTTTCATAAAGCACTAA